The following coding sequences are from one Cervus canadensis isolate Bull #8, Minnesota chromosome 4, ASM1932006v1, whole genome shotgun sequence window:
- the LOC122440984 gene encoding olfactory receptor-like protein OLF4 translates to MRPINLTNVSEFLLLGLSEESELQPLIYGLFLSMYLITVFGNLFIILAVSSEPHLHTPMYFFLSNLSLVDICFTSTTIPKMLWNIQTQSQAITYEGCIIQMYFFTLFVVLDDFLLTVMAYDRFVAICHPLHYTVIMNAWLCALLVLVSWVIGILDSFLQTFMVSRLSFCGVVIIPHYFCELKQLVQVACSDALLNDTMLYFSAVLLGGAPLAGILYSYSRIVSCIRGISSSQGQYKAFSTCASHLSVVSLFYCTCLGVYIYPANAHSSHPSATASVMYTVVTPMLNPFIYSLRNKDIKRALKALFKTAAIKGSQLF, encoded by the coding sequence ATGAGACCAATAAACCTGACAAATGtttcagaatttcttcttctgggactttcAGAGGAATCAGAACTGCAGCCCCTTATATATGGGCTTTTCCTCTCCATGTACCTGATTACTGTGTTTGGAAACCTGTTCATCATCCTGGCGGTCAGCTCAGaaccccacctccacacccccatgtacttcttcctctccaacctgtcGTTAGTAGACATCTGcttcacctccaccaccatcccaAAGATGCTGTGGAACATCCAGACTCAGAGCCAAGCTATAACCTATGAAGGGTGCATCATCCAGATGTATTTTTTCACACTGTTTGTAGTTTTGGATGACTTCCTCCTgactgtgatggcctatgaccggttTGTGGCCATCTGTCATCCCCTGCACTACACAGTCATCATGAACGCCTGGCTCTGTGCACTGCTGGTTCTGGTGTCCTGGGTCATCGGTATCTTGGATTCCTTCTTACAAACTTTCATGGTGTCAAGGCTGTCCTTCTGTGGAGTGGTAATAATCCCTCACTATTTCTGTGAACTCAAACAGTTGGTTCAAGTTGCCTGTTCTGACGCCCTTCTTAATGACACCATGCTATATTTCTCAGCTGTCTTGCTGGGAGGTGCTCCCTTAGCTGGTATCCTTTACTCCTACTCTAGGATAGTTTCCTGCATACGTGGGATTTCATCGTCTCAGGGGCAGTATAAAGCATTTTCCACCTGTGCATCTCACCTCTCAGTGGTCTCCTTATTTTATTGTACCTGCTTAGGAGTGTATATTTATCCTGCTAATGCCCATAGCTCACACCCAAGTGCAACGGCCTCagtgatgtacactgtggtcacacccatgctgaaccccttcatctacagtcTGAGGAACAAAGACATAAAGAGGGCTCTGAAAGCACTCTTTAAGACTGCAGCTATAAAAGGAAGCCAATTGTTCTGA